From a single Oreochromis niloticus isolate F11D_XX linkage group LG4, O_niloticus_UMD_NMBU, whole genome shotgun sequence genomic region:
- the LOC112846786 gene encoding syncytin-A-like isoform X2, with amino-acid sequence MNRNTSIHFPVFLDQTPGKNHSMCYRQDNGNRPLGNTTNCNTAGNGEGAPVNTANPSNGTYWVQGMARLCGQRAYFILPPGWTGVCAPIFISDHTFKITTGNATRTRRRRDVSAVQPHDPIWGSDVPQEFKLWTTGQKVTHALFPWVGVGKHALRIETLDYRFGLFLNASCNINDKQNQEIDALRIAVMQHRVALDMILAEKGGPCVLFNNTCCTYIPDNVHSSNMTDALNTLRQLRAAQQQDYVTNTEDWLTWLISGSWKSLLIKGLVFVGVLLLLLCCFTTCILPCIQSMINKVIAVRVQAYLTLPMDEDEDDPPKDDLITTS; translated from the exons atGAACCGGaacacatccattcacttcccagtgttcttggaccaaaccccagggaagaaccactccatgtgctaccggCAAGACAACGGTAACAGACCGCTTGGAAACACCACTAATTGTAAT ACCGCTGGAAACGGAGAAGGTGCCCCTGTGAACACAGCCAACCCCTCTAATGGCACCTACtgggtgcaaggaatggccCGGCTATGTGGACAACGTGCTTATTTCATACTACCTCCAGGGTGGACCGGAGTTTGCGCTCCCATCTTCATCTCAGATCACACCTTCAAAATAACTACAGGAAACGCCACAAGGACCCGACGACGACGAGACGTCTCTGCAGTACAACCACATGACCCTATCTGGGGATCAGATGTTCCACAggaatttaagctttggacAACCGGCCAGAAAGTGACCCACGCCCTGTTTCCCTGGGTAGGAGTCGGAAAACATGCTTTACGAATTGAAACTCTGGACTACCgttttggactgttcctgaatgcaTCCTGTAACATAAACgataaacagaatcaagaaattgacgctctgcgcattgcagtaatgcaacacagggtggCGTTAGACATGATCCTCGCTGAAAAGGGAGGACcatgtgtcctctttaacaacacatgctgtacatacattccagataatgtacactcatccaatatgactgatgctctgaacacactgagacaaCTCAGGGCTGCACAACAACAAGACTATGTCACAaacactgaagattggcttacATGGTTGATAAGCGGCTCATGGAAGTCCCTTTTGATTAAAGGATTAGTTTTTGTGGGAGTTTTACTGTTACTGCTTTGCTGTTTTACCACATGTATTCTTCCCTGCATACAGTCCATGATAAACAAGGTGATCGCAGTCCGTGTACAGGCATATTTGACTCTGCCCATGGACGAAGACGAAGATGACCCTCCTAAAGATGACTTAATTACAACATCATAA
- the LOC112846786 gene encoding syncytin-A-like isoform X1 gives MNRNTSIHFPVFLDQTPGKNHSMCYRQDNGNRPLGNTTNCNQTAGNGEGAPVNTANPSNGTYWVQGMARLCGQRAYFILPPGWTGVCAPIFISDHTFKITTGNATRTRRRRDVSAVQPHDPIWGSDVPQEFKLWTTGQKVTHALFPWVGVGKHALRIETLDYRFGLFLNASCNINDKQNQEIDALRIAVMQHRVALDMILAEKGGPCVLFNNTCCTYIPDNVHSSNMTDALNTLRQLRAAQQQDYVTNTEDWLTWLISGSWKSLLIKGLVFVGVLLLLLCCFTTCILPCIQSMINKVIAVRVQAYLTLPMDEDEDDPPKDDLITTS, from the exons atGAACCGGaacacatccattcacttcccagtgttcttggaccaaaccccagggaagaaccactccatgtgctaccggCAAGACAACGGTAACAGACCGCTTGGAAACACCACTAATTGTA atCAGACCGCTGGAAACGGAGAAGGTGCCCCTGTGAACACAGCCAACCCCTCTAATGGCACCTACtgggtgcaaggaatggccCGGCTATGTGGACAACGTGCTTATTTCATACTACCTCCAGGGTGGACCGGAGTTTGCGCTCCCATCTTCATCTCAGATCACACCTTCAAAATAACTACAGGAAACGCCACAAGGACCCGACGACGACGAGACGTCTCTGCAGTACAACCACATGACCCTATCTGGGGATCAGATGTTCCACAggaatttaagctttggacAACCGGCCAGAAAGTGACCCACGCCCTGTTTCCCTGGGTAGGAGTCGGAAAACATGCTTTACGAATTGAAACTCTGGACTACCgttttggactgttcctgaatgcaTCCTGTAACATAAACgataaacagaatcaagaaattgacgctctgcgcattgcagtaatgcaacacagggtggCGTTAGACATGATCCTCGCTGAAAAGGGAGGACcatgtgtcctctttaacaacacatgctgtacatacattccagataatgtacactcatccaatatgactgatgctctgaacacactgagacaaCTCAGGGCTGCACAACAACAAGACTATGTCACAaacactgaagattggcttacATGGTTGATAAGCGGCTCATGGAAGTCCCTTTTGATTAAAGGATTAGTTTTTGTGGGAGTTTTACTGTTACTGCTTTGCTGTTTTACCACATGTATTCTTCCCTGCATACAGTCCATGATAAACAAGGTGATCGCAGTCCGTGTACAGGCATATTTGACTCTGCCCATGGACGAAGACGAAGATGACCCTCCTAAAGATGACTTAATTACAACATCATAA